In Miscanthus floridulus cultivar M001 chromosome 5, ASM1932011v1, whole genome shotgun sequence, one genomic interval encodes:
- the LOC136451039 gene encoding protein ESSENTIAL FOR POTEXVIRUS ACCUMULATION 1-like isoform X3 — MAERKLDRPSALGKGGLSLGIEEDRAAAAAMGFVDDSKDQQHLDNSIPLSPQWLYAKPADGKISLPHGSSLEPAEKEVRMVEGTVDRKERRRNVFDADSGLRWLEEERETSLLGRRERKKDVDRDVDNRKTDRRSDNVSARDNTDPRAAPASERWNEGRRDGKWSSRWGPDDKEKDTRSDKKVDAEKDETHADKQTFTGRLLSESDSRDKWRPRHRQESHSVGTATYRAAPGFGSEKGRVKDSDIGFAAGRGRGNPNSVASFNRPSSAGSIGAPSVHGKSAKAAVSFRYPRGKLLDIYRQKNMMSSFDDADMKLEEIPSITLSTAAKPLAFVAPDKVEEALLEDIRKGKVISSEGINGTGNKKERAKDLEGPASGIDDDKDKVSFAIAGLGQEVSSDLISEKDAFYVEGTLPTGISTSPPKKSLEENASSNQYGITDIREGLKTDEIKSSADHDLGTKLPDDSNTLFDVPSFEHPSEPPMQYQSSDMDIKVGGHANCPEELTLYYLDPQGGVQGPFLGADIISWYEDGYFGLELPVRLSQAPDDVPFRPLVEVMPHLGQKPQSHIPQPCDGSAEPLESSQSKFQSTVPTASSGKSDQVSNWNSESNAVDPKRGDHEASVPSRSGWLSSPETGKDIANTSNRQQHIPESVNQDAEEVLYTGRPNSSMDQSLRDLENDRADFQVAPHDPHSVVGEANLPQHDIPSESDLSPLGLLWSELEGHPKQPLSSNVLGVNERRNPKPTTPKDIPPVNMRHGPLSRMNEVSSVRDEWPANFGRLDNMNDANISGRIPQVEAEHHLNFEGQILLQQIRREQQQMQQEQLMARNHLEFSGAFPGQVFDSLHQHRQPMNQPLSDVEHLLRVQFEIEQQQQRRQLQQEQHQRQLQQQRQAQLLQQQQQQQQQQQQMILEQLLQQQLQGSNFGPTNMVDQVLLREHVLNELHQQPHHLQRQHDAAIEQLIQAKFGHGLHREHHNDMLDVLSRPNQRQMLPLEQQILLGLQHEQQLQSQQLANALRQHSGREEERHLSGVWPMDDPAQFIRSGTSPNQRHGRFDLLENLQRSSSFDHHEHLDRSLSLHEHLHRGGQGIHSLERSGSLPGGGPGPNADVINALAHHHGLGQLETHGDIYPLGQIPMLPSGVHPQQHRLQEQLPGSHMGRLERHWSDANGQLQNSLMESSRINQLQIEAEKQRRNVEMNLAVDNPHAWAALMNKERNAEQDLSDMIHKKLVLQSQQSLGFPDVPVPASFGRKDHFAQPVAENPLRSVDIMSFEESLAERSLYAKSGQLAQEGSANLGSIPNSIENTGKFNLRSGSGSMLEQKHFLGIDDVQRDFSDTTGGRTSANQLVGSVNELTRGKKQGSSASLAGDDNDFAEEAVSK, encoded by the exons ACCTGGATAACAGCATTCCCCTGTCTCCTCAGTGGCTCTACGCCAAACCTGCTGATGGAAAG ATCTCACTGCCTCATGGGTCCTCCCTTGAACCTGCTGAAAAGGAAGTGAGGATGGTGGAAGGAACTGTTGATAGGAAAGAACGAAGGAGGAATGTGTTCGATGCTGATAGTGGTCTTCGCTGGCttgaagaggagagggagacgagCCTGCTTGGGAGGAGGGAGCGCAAGAAGGATGTGGACCGGGACGTCGATAATCGCAAGACCGATCGCCGTTCTGACAATGTTTCTGCAAGGGACAACACTGATCCGCGTGCAGCTCCTGCATCTGAAAGGTGGAATGAGGGCCGCCGTGATGGAaaatggtcatcaagatggggACCTGATGACAAGGAGAAGGACACCAGGTCAGACAAGAAGGTTGATGCAGAGAAGGACGAAACCCATGCTGATAAACAGACATTCACTGGAAGGCTGCTGTCTGAGTCAGATTCCCGTGATAAATGGAGGCCTCGTCACCGGCAGGAAAGTCATTCTGTCGGAACAGCAACGTACCGTGCTGCTCCAGGCTTTGGATCTGAGAAAGGGCGTGTTAAGGACTCAGATATTGGTTTTGCTGCTGGAAGAGGCAGGGGAAACCCAAACTCAGTTGCATCCTTCAACCGGCCATCATCTGCAGGATCAATCGGTGCTCCATCTGTGCATGGGAAGTCTGCAAAAGCTGCTGTTAGTTTCCGCTACCCAAGAGGGAAGCTTCTTGATATATACAGGCAGAAAAATATGATGTCATCCTTTGATGATGCTGACATGAAACTGGAGGAAATTCCTTCCATCACACTCTCTACTGCTGCAAAACCCCTAGCCTTTGTTGCACCGGATAAAGTTGAAGAG GCTCTCCTGGAAGATATTAGAAAGGGTAAAGTCATTAGTAGTGAAGGAATCAATGGGACTGGAAACAAAAAAGAGAGGGCAAAAGATCTCGAAG GACCAGCTTCTGGTATTGATGATGACAAGGACAAAGTCAGTTTTGCAATTGCTGGGTTGGGTCAAGAAGTGTCTTCAGATTTAATTTCAGAGAAGGACGCCTTCTATGTTGAAGGGACACTTCCTACTGGCATCAGTACATCTCCGCCAAAGAAAAGTCTGGAGGAAAATGCCAGCAGCAATCAATATGGGATTACCGACATTAGGGAAGGTTTGAAAACTGATGAAATCAAGTCAAGTGCTGATCATGATCTTGGCACTAAGCTACCTGATGATTCAAACACTCTGTTTGATGTACCATCCTTTGAGCATCCTTCAGAACCCCCTATGCAATACCAAAGCAGTGACATGGATATAAAAGTGGGTGGCCATGCTAATTGTCCAGAAGAGTTGACATTATATTATCTGGATCCCCAAGGAGGTGTGCAGGGTCCATTTCTGGGTGCTGACATAATTTCCTGGTATGAAGATGGATACTTTGGTTTGGAGTTACCTGTACGTTtgtctcaggctccagatgatgtTCCTTTCCGCCCACTTGTTGAAGTCATGCCCCACCTTGGGCAAAAACCACAATCACATATACCTCAACCCTGCGATGGAAGCGCTGAACCTCTGGAATCATCTCAAAGTAAATTTCAATCCACAGTTCCTACTGCTTCCTCTGGGAAGAGTGACCAAGTGTCTAATTGGAATTCTGAAAGCAATGCTGTTGAtcctaaaagaggtgatcatgaAGCATCAGTACCTTCTCGTAGTGGTTGGTTATCTTCACCGGAAACGGGAAAGGATATAGCAAATACTAGTAATCGCCAGCAGCACATTCCTGAATCAGTGAATCAGGATGCTGAAG AAGTATTGTACACTGGGAGGCCTAATAGCAGCATGGATCAATCCCTACGGGACCTCGAGAATGACCGTGCAGATTTCCAGGTGGCACCACATGATCCTCATTCTGTGGTTGGAGAAGCTAATTTGCCGCAGCATGATATCCCAAGTGAGAGTGATCTGAGTCCTCTTGGCTTACTTTGGTCTGAGCTGGAAGGGCATCCaaaacaacctctctcatcaaaTGTACTTGGTGTAAATGAGCGGAGAAATCCCAAGCCTACAACACCCAAGGACATTCCACCTGTAAACATGAGACACGGGCCACTTAGCAGGATGAATGAAGTTTCTAGTGTGCGTGATGAGTGGCCTGCAAACTTTGGACGGCTGGACAATATGAATGATGCAAACATTTCCGGCAGAATCCCTCAGGTTGAAGCTGAGCATCATTTGAATTTTGAGGGGCAAATACTGCTTCAACAGATCAGACGGGAGCAACAGCAAATGCAGCAGGAGCAATTGATGGCCCGCAACCATTTGGAGTTTTCTGGTGCATTTCCCGGGCAGGTGTTTGATTCTTTGCACCAACACCGCCAGCCTATGAATCAACCGCTTTCTGATGTGGAGCATCTTTTGAGAGTCCAGTTTGAAATTGAGCAACAGCAGCAACGCCGCCAGCTCCAACAAGAGCAGCACCAACGGCAGCTACAGCAGCAACGGCAAGCCCAGCTCTTGCAGCAacaacaacagcagcagcagcagcagcaacagatgaTCCTCGAGCAACTGTTGCAGCAGCAGCTGCAGGGTTCAAATTTTGGACCAACAAATATGGTTGATCAAGTCTTACTTCGTGAACATGTATTAAATGAACTTCACCAGCAACCTCACCATTTGCAAAGGCAGCATGATGCGGCTATTGAACAACTCATTCAAGCAAAATTTGGTCATGGCCTTCATAGGGAGCATCATAATGATATGTTGGATGTTCTCTCACGTCCAAATCAGAGACAGATGCTTCCTTTAGAGCAGCAAATTCTTTTAGGCCTTCAGCACGAGCAGCAACTTCAGTCTCAACAATTGGCAAATGCTCTGCGGCAACATTCAGGCAGGGAGGAAGAAAGGCACTTAAGTGGGGTCTGGCCAATGGACGATCCTGCCCAGTTTATCCGCTCAGGGACCAGTCCAAATCAGAGACATGGTCGCTTCGATCTCCTGGAGAACCTTCAGAGATCGTCATCGTTTGATCATCATGAACATCTTGACCGCAGCTTATCCTTACATGAACATTTGCATAGGGGAGGTCAAGGTATTCACTCCCTAGAGCGGTCTGGTTCTTTGCCTGGTGGTGGTCCTGGACCAAACGCAGATGTCATAAACGCCCTAGCACACCATCATGGACTTGGTCAGTTGGAAACACATGGTGATATATACCCTTTAGGCCAAATTCCTATGCTTCCTTCAGGGGTTCATCCCCAGCAACATAGGCTTCAGGAACAGCTTCCTGGTTCTCACATGGGAAGGCTTGAAAGGCACTGGTCGGATGCCAATGGACAGTTGCAAAACAGTCTAATGGAGTCTTCACGCATCAACCAGTTGCAGATTGAAGCGGAGAAGCAGAGGAGGAATGTGGAAATGAACCTTGCTGTTGACAACCCACATGCATGGGCAGCCCTTATGAACAAAGAGAGGAATGCAGAACAAGATTTGAGTGACATGATTCATAAGAAACTTGTCCTTCAATCGCAGCAGTCCCTGGGTTTCCCTGATGTTCCTGTTCCAGCATCATTTGGGCGTAAGGATCACTTTGCGCAACCTGTTGCGGAGAACCCTCTGAGATCAGTGGACATCATGTCGTTTGAGGAGTCTCTTGCAGAAAGGTCACTTTATGCAAAGTCAGGGCAGTTGGCGCAAGAGGGATCAGCCAATCTGGGTTCTATACCCAACAGTATTGAGAACACTGGAAAATTTAACCTTAGATCAGGATCTGGATCGATGCTTGAGCAGAAGCATTTTCTTGGAATTGACGATGTACAAAGGGACTTCTCAGACACCACAGGTGGTAGGACATCAGCTAATCAATTGGTTGGGAGTGTCAATGAGTTAACGAGGGGTAAAAAGCAGGGTTCTAGTGCGAGCTTGGCTGGGGATGATAATGATTTTGCTGAAGAAGCTGTTAGTAAATG A